In Meriones unguiculatus strain TT.TT164.6M chromosome 17, Bangor_MerUng_6.1, whole genome shotgun sequence, a single window of DNA contains:
- the LOC132648547 gene encoding cystatin-A-like — MIRGGLSEAKPATPEIQEIVDKIKPQLEEQTNEKYETFKAVEYKSQVVAGINHFIKVDVGGGRYIHVRAFSGINDPGFELSGYQADKTRDDDLTYF; from the exons ATGATCCGAGGAGGCTTGAGCGAGGCCAAACCTGCCACACCAGAAATCCAGGAGATTGTTGACAAG ATCAAACCGCAGCTGGAAGAGCAAACCAATGAGAAATACGAAACCTTCAAAGCCGTCGAGTATAAATCCCAAGTCGTCGCTGGAATCAATCACTTCATTAAG gTTGATGTAGGGGGTGGCCGTTACATTCACGTGAGAGCCTTCAGTGGTATCAATGATCCTGGTTTTGAACTTAGTGGTTACCAGGCTGACAAAACCAGGGATGATGACCTGACCTACTTCTAA